The proteins below come from a single Malus domestica chromosome 03, GDT2T_hap1 genomic window:
- the LOC103407719 gene encoding COP1-interactive protein 1-like codes for MAVGAEAVLVCVWRFVKFSMKTSSLCVQKHPFISATLFFCYLFYVFFNLFVFWFPFLVCIAVLVRLFYSSGGLTFLEEVKRDEKRSSNDRVPCVKPDQPVGGGDVVNRDGSSFTRQKSRRTNVSRRCIEAGAQDYYNVGKNISVSKTLNGGLIGGTALIDRSKKAVVEEKAKCGFDQGESSAAKASAEESIQALVEQHHSVLDSDISESQLLSSDDSDEQPDKLEGDGTSRGEAQESGNKAVQWTDDDQRNLMDLGLSEIERNKRLESLIARRRARKLFKMQVEKGLIDLDTIIPGQIAPILISKNHPVDYAKLASSDLDTPGSAPSILLPMQNPFDLPYDPQEEKPNLMADSFQQEFTAAHQKEMLFCRHESFSLGAASYPLEPKRKSLDGLGCSRFKKQLEIGPHDRHIERMLSGKHDEVIEALLSKARDNMSDIGNGADTAESRTESPLPATSSVEPKDEGNRETQRVIDTTATNKKENKSVEMQPHVTDDSNDESSSTSYSEDDEQSFHYARPGPSQNAGSKLRRIPPKPLDCSIPKSKSAKEPLHDSSPSAHERSRLEERLFYSERGTCHTPTYSIASDLQVEVSEVGSPPLTDGANSPTDRESVTLDGDFEKEYMWAASSQSSKTEESESKPRDVRGLSEKDLASIRFSGNNKNSKDAAESSSMQPDELDDVCSLSSSITEIYGDGQAHSLSYNGKSYDDVGQAVEKVGKLRASSSCNVLSLENQDETMKSNEQRVAHPSAKLEETNPPDETTKKVNPPAANATHSLKDEKMNAGRDGGDQILIKQEIVGEPSKAKEGTISVSSRHLEGNSANTAEREASLDTKHPTKDNKNSNRIEGDLQQETENDDKKELDAKINSNPTQGRKDEQGTVECGVSGDLNASAMQKDLVIEDVAVASTSSSSSSLSPTSVLLEDISRDQASSSNYNPERQIGAPESEVGGNVKNDSSTVKPHDSTLLTPQTAMQPVQESTSDRSNTTDSKKSQKQRMPPEKSTKEANIVLTEQAEEIGDLSQKVREATSELKKQAEEIGKVSEKAKEAAAELKKPAEETGILSQKATEEATLDLKKSAEEIGSATQKAREVVAELKKPTEEIVNVSQRATEAAAELIKPAEAIKDSSEKATKVDADLKQPVEATSNVSQKATKAATQSKIPVEEVEDVSAKATKVGADINKPVEKIGNISQKTTEAALELKKPSDEIGSISTKEARAPAEVKKPAQEIGNVSQKATEVPVQLKIPSEEVGSISQKASDAPAKLKHPSEEIGSVSQKASKVPSELKKPAEEIGSVLQKSSQTAKESKELAEKIENVQGKKIEAVAELKKPAEEIGNVSMGATAELEKPVEKVRSESQRATEGTVELKIFGEEVGSASQKETEDRAISNKSSEEIQSGSQKMTEALEKIKNPIEEIGNVLQQATMTGLELILPAKGTGNLPQKTSVVAAESKKSAENVLGKTTEDSTELKKPPEEVRSVSQTETDASAKMKETAEETGSVPLKATEAASEMKKPEEIAGASQKAVEIPGELKRPAEEIRMGSEKSIESAAELKKPAKENEAASQKVVEIPRELKRPAEEKGIGSEKSIESVAELKRTDKESEATSQKAVEIPRELKGPAEEKEIGSEKSIESAVELKKPAKESESASQKAAEISRELKRPAEEIGIGSGKSIESATELKKPAKETKDVSQETSDPATNLNKQVKASEDASQKASEPVAVLKKTTEESGNVSHKATGVSSDEKTDNGAHNATDEAIEVKKPIEKIVNVSTKATEVAPGLKKPTTEAAAELKKQVEEIKT; via the exons ATGGCTGTCGGAGCAGAGGCTGTACTAGTTTGTGTATGGAGATTTGTTAAGTTTTCCATGAAAACTAGTAGCCTATGTGTGCAGAAGCATCCATTTATTTCAGCCACTTTGTTCTTCTGCTACCTCTTTTATGtatttttcaatctttttgtcTTCTGGTTTCCGTTTCTTGTCTGCATTGCTGTTCTTGTTAGATTGTTTTACTCTTCCGGAGGACTCACATTCCTAGAAGAGGTCAAACGCGATGAGAAACGGAGTAGTAATGATCGAGTGCCATGTGTAAAACCCGATCAACCTGTTGGAGGTGGTGATGTTGTCAACCGAGATGGGAGCTCCTTCACTAGACAGAAAAGCAGACGAACAAATGTTTCGAGAAGGTGCATAGAAGCCGGTGCGCAAGATTATTATAATGTGGGGAAAAACATTTCTGTTTCGAAAACTTTGAATGGTGGTTTGATTGGTGGAACTGCATTGATTGACAGAAGCAAGAAAGCAGTCGTGGAGGAGAAAGCTAAATGTGGTTTTGATCAGGGAGAGAGTTCCGCGGCGAAAGCATCAGCGGAAGAAAGTATTCAGGCTCTCGTTGAGCAGCACCATTCGGTCCTAGATTCCGACATTTCAGAATCTCAGTTGTTGTCGTCTGATGACTCAGATGAACAACCGGACAAATTAGAAGGCGACGGGACTAGTAGAGGAGAGGCACAAGAGAGTGGAAACAAGGCGGTGCAGTGGACAGACGATGATCAGAGAAATCTCATGGATCTCGGGCTTTCGGAGATAGAAAGGAACAAAAGGCTGGAAAGTTTGATTGCCAGAAGAAGAGCAAGAAAGTTGTTCAAAATGCAGGTTGAGAAAGGTCTGATTGACTTGGATACTATCATACCAGGTCAGATTgctccaattttaatttcgaAAAACCACCCCGTCGATTACGCGAAATTAGCTTCTAGTGATTTGGACACACCTGGTTCAGCCCCTTCCATTTTGTTACCAATGCAAAATCCATTTGATCTTCCGTACGATCCACAAGAAGAGAAGCCGAACCTTATGGCGGATAGTTTCCAACAAGAATTCACGGCGGCTCACCAGAAGGAAATGCTATTTTGCCGGCACGAGAGCTTCTCTTTGGGAGCTGCTTCTTATCCATTGGAACCCAAGAGAAAATCACTGGATGGATTGGGGTGCTCCAGATTTAAAAAACAATTAG AGATAGGACCTCACGATAGGCATATCGAAAGAATGTTGTCCGGTAAGCATGACGAAGTTATCGAAGCTCTGTTGTCAAAAGCACGCGACAACATGTCCGACATTGGCAACGGTGCTGATACAGCTGAAAGCAGAACTGAATCCCCTCTTCCGGCAACAAGCTCAGTGGAACCGAAAGATGAAGGAAACAGAGAAACTCAGAGGGTGATCGATACAACAGCTACGAACAAGAAGGAAAATAAAAGTGTAGAGATGCAGCCACACGTAACTGATGACAGCAACGACGAGTCAAGCTCAACTTCATACTCCGAAGACGATGAACAGAGTTTTCATTATGCTAGACCTGGACCCTCTCAAAATGCAGGATCAAAATTGAGGCGTATTCCACCAAAACCCCTAGATTGTTCGATTCCTAAGAGCAAATCTGCGAAGGAGCCGTTGCATGATTCTAGCCCGTCTGCGCACGAAAGAAGCAGGTTGGAAGAACGCTTGTTTTATTCTGAAAGGGGTACTTGTCATACTCCTACATACTCTATAGCTTCTGACCTACAGGTTGAGGTTTCGGAGGTTGGTTCACCTCCGCTGACAGACGGGGCCAATTCACCCACGGATAGAGAATCCGTGACATTGGATGGCGACTTTGAAAAAGAGTACATGTGGGCAGCGTCGTCTCAATCATCAAAAACAGAAGAAAGTGAATCAAAACCGAGGGACGTGCGTGGACTCAGCGAGAAGGACCTTGCAAGCATCAGATTTTCGGGAAACAATAAGAACAGCAAGGATGCTGCTGAATCATCATCGATGCAACCAGATGAACTGGATGATGTGTGCTCGTTGTCATCTTCAATAACAGAAATATATGGAGACGGGCAAGCCCATTCGTTGAGTTATAATGGAAAGAGTTACGATGATGTCGGGCAAGCAGTCGAAAAAGTTGGAAAGCTAAGGGCTTCTAGCTCATGCAATGTACTTTCACTCGAAAATCAAGACGAAACAATGAAATCGAATGAACAGCGGGTGGCTCATCCTTCTGCAAAACTAGAG GAAACGAATCCTCCTGATGAGACGACAAAGAAGGTGAACCCGCCAGCAGCCAATGCTACTCATAGTTTGAAAGATGAGAAGATGAATGCAGGCAGAGACGGTGGAGACCAGATATTGATTAAGCAAGAGATTGTGGGAGAGCCGTCAAAGGCAAAGGAGGGGACTATTTCAGTATCTAGCAGGCATTTGGAGGGAAATTCTGCGAATACTGCCGAACGTGAAGCTTCCTTGGACACTAAGCATCCTACCAAGGACAATAAGAATTCAAATCGTATTGAGGGAGATCTTCAACAGGAAACTGAAAATGACGACAAAAAAGAACTGGATGCAAAAATAAACTCAAACCCAACTCAAGGCAGAAAGGATGAGCAAGGTACCGTGGAATGTGGAGTTTCTGGTGATCTTAATGCATCAGCTATGCAGAAAGATCTGGTGATTGAAGATGTTGCCGTTGCATCcacttcttcttcatcatcatcattatctCCGACATCTGTGTTACTGGAAGATATCTCAAGGGATCAAGCGTCCTCGTCAAATTACAATCCTGAAAGACAAATTGGTGCCCCGGAATCTGAGGTGGGAGGCAACGTGAAAAATGATTCATCCACAGTGAAGCCACATGACAGCACATTGTTGACGCCTCAAACTGCAATGCAACCTGTTCAGGAATCAACTAGTGACCGATCAAATACAACTGACTCAAAGAAGTCGCAG AAACAACGTATGCCTCCAGAGAAGTCCACCAAGGAAGCCAACATCGTGCTGACTGAGCAAGCTGAAGAAATTGGAGATTTATCACAAAAAGTGAGAGAAGCAACTTCGGAATTGAAAAAACAAGCTGAGGAAATTGGAAAAGTATcggaaaaagcaaaagaagctGCTGCAGAACTTAAAAAACCAGCTGAAGAAACAGGAATTTTGTCACAAAAGGCAACGGAGGAGGCTACTTTAGACTTGAAAAAATCAGCCGAAGAAATTGGGAGCGCGACACAAAAAGCAAGAGAGGTTGTTGCTGAGTTGAAAAAGCCAACTGAAGAAATTGTAAATGTGTCACAAAGGGCAACAGAAGCTGCTGCAGAATTGATAAAACCAGCTGAAGCAATCAAAGATAGTTCGGAAAAGGCCACTAAGGTTGATGCAGATTTGAAGCAACCAGTTGAAGCTACATCCAATGTATCACAAAAAGCAACAAAAGCAGCTACACAGTCGAAAATACCTGTTGAGGAAGTTGAAGATGTATCGGCAAAAGCAACAAAGGTTGGTGCAGACATAAACAAACCTGTTGAAAAAATAGGAAATATATCACAAAAAACAACAGAAGCTGCTttagaattgaaaaaaccgagcGATGAAATTGGAAGTATATCAACAAAAGAAGCCAGGGCTCCTGCAGAGGTGAAAAAACCGGCTCAAGAAATTGGAAATGTGTCACAAAAAGCAACAGAGGTTCCGGTGCAACTGAAAATACCATCTGAAGAAGTTGGAAGTATATCTCAGAAAGCAAGTGATGCTCCTGCAAAATTGAAACATCCATCCGAAGAAATTGGAAGTGTCTCACAAAAAGCAAGCAAGGTTCCTTCAGAACTGAAAAAACCGGCAGAAGAAATTGGAAGTGTATTGCAAAAATCATCACAGACAGCCAAAGAATCAAAAGAACTAgctgaaaaaattgaaaacgtacaaggaaaaaaaatagaggcAGTAGCAGAGTTGAAAAAACCAGCTGAGGAAATTGGGAACGTTTCAATGGGAGCAACTGCAGAATTGGAAAAACCGGTTGAAAAGGTTAGGAGTGAATCACAAAGAGCAACTGAGGGTACTGTAGAGCTGAAAATTTTCGGGGAAGAAGTTGGAAGTGCATCACAAAAAGAGACAGAGGATCGTGCaatatcaaacaaatcatctgaAGAAATCCAAAGTGGATCACAGAAAATGACAGAGGctctagaaaaaataaaaaatccaattGAAGAAATAGGTAATGTGTTACAACAAGCAACAATGACTGGCCTAGAATTGATACTACCAGCTAAAGGAACTGGAAATCTACCACAAAAAACATCAGTGGTTGCTGCAGAATCAAAAAAATCAGCCGAAAATGTGTTGGGGAAAACAACAGAGGATAGTACAGAATTGAAAAAACCACCGGAAGAAGTTCGAAGTGTTTCTCAAACAGAAACAGACGCATCCGCAAAAATGAAAGAAACAGCCGAAGAAACCGGAAGTGTACCATTGAAAGCAACTGAGGCTGCTTCAGAAATGAAAAAACCTGAAGAAATTGCCGGTGCGTCACAAAAAGCAGTAGAGATTCCTGGAGAATTGAAAAGGCCGGCTGAAGAAATAAGAATGGGATCGGAAAAATCAATTGAGTCTGCAGCAGAATTGAAAAAACCAGCAAAAGAAAACGAAGCAGCGTCACAAAAGGTAGTAGAGATTCCGAGAGAACTGAAAAGGCCAGCTGAAGAAAAAGGAATTGGCTCAGAAAAATCAATAGAGTCTGTAGCAGAATTGAAAAGAACAGATAAAGAAAGTGAAGCAACGTCACAAAAAGCAGTAGAGATTCCGAGAGAACTGAAAGGGCCagctgaagaaaaagaaattggaTCAGAAAAATCAATAGAGTCCGCAgtagaattgaaaaaaccagCTAAAGAAAGCGAATCAGCGTCACAAAAAGCAGCAGAGATTTCGAGAGAACTGAAAAGGCCAGCTGAAGAAATAGGAATTGGATCCGGAAAATCAATAGAGTCTGCAACAGAATTGAAAAAACCAGCTAAAGAAACCAAAGATGTGTCACAAGAAACATCAGATCCTGCTACTAatttaaacaaacaagttaAAGCGAGTGAAGACGCATCACAAAAAGCATCGGAGCCTGTTGCAGTATTGAAAAAAACAACTGAAGAAAGTGGAAATGTTTCGCATAAAGCAACTGGGGTTTCTTCAGATGAAAAAACTGATAATGGAGCACATAACGCTACTGATGAAGCCATTGAGGTGAAAAAGCCGATTGAAAAAATTGTaaatgtgtcaacaaaagcTACAGAGGTTGCTCCCGGATTGAAAAAACCAACCACTGAGGCTGCTGCAGAATTGAAAAAACAAGTTGAAGAGatcaaaacttga
- the LOC103418999 gene encoding transcription factor DIVARICATA-like: MKFEMEILSPSSYFSTSNRLVEESKSARWTPAENKMFENALAVYDKDAPDRWHKVAEMIPGKTVRDVMKQYEELELDVGKIEAGLIPIPGYSPSPFTLEWVNRHGGYDGFKQLSYGIGGKRSSSNRPSDHERKKGVPWTEEEHKLFLMGLKKYGKGDWRNISRNFVVTRTPTQVASHAQKYFIRQLSGGKDKRRASIHDITTVNLNDMRTPSPDNKSPLSPELPQHPNSAATARAPFQWHQPQGGGVNLGFNQGHGNMFMSSHPYGISSYGQKMQGQDLHKGAANNLYYGPQNLGFQMQSSQHYPHG, from the exons ATGAAGTTTGAGATGGAGATTCTGTCCCCTTCGTCCTATTTTTCGACTTCGAATAGGCTTGTCGAAGAGAGCAAGAGCGCGAGATGGACTCCGGCGGAAAACAAAATGTTCGAAAACGCCCTGGCGGTGTACGACAAGGACGCGCCGGACCGATGGCACAAGGTGGCGGAGATGATACCGGGGAAGACGGTGAGGGACGTCATGAAGCAGTACGAGGAATTGGAACTTGATGTTGGCAAGATAGAAGCAGGGCTTATTCCGATTCCGGGATACAGCCCCTCTCCATTCACATTGGAGTGGGTGAACAGACACGGTGGCTATGATGGGTTCAAACAGCTGTCTTATGGGATTGGCGGCAAGAGATCTTCGTCGAATCGCCCTTCGGATCACGAAAGAAAGAAAGGGGTTCCGTGGACCGAAGAAGAACACAA GCTGTTCCTAATGGGACTGAAGAAGTATGGCAAGGGGGACTGGAGGAACATTTCGAGGAATTTTGTGGTGACACGAACACCGACTCAGGTCGCTAGTCATGCACAGAAGTACTTCATCAGGCAGCTTTCCGGGGGGAAGGATAAGCGAAGAGCCAGCATCCATGACATAACAACTGTCAATCTCAACGACATGAGAACTCCGTCTCCAGACAACAAAAGTCCTCTCTCTCCAGAGCTGCCTCAGCATCCGAATTCTGCTGCCACCGCTAGGGCTCCATTTCAGTGGCATCAGCCGCAAGGCGGTGGAGTAAACTTGGGTTTTAATCAAGGGCATGGAAATATGTTCATGTCCTCCCATCCTTATGGGATTAGTTCATACGGACAAAAAATGCAGGGGCAGGATCTGCACAAAGGTGCTGCTAATAACTTGTACTATGGACCgcaaaatttgggttttcagATGCAATCCTCGCAGCACTACCCGCACGGATGA